The window TGAGCTTTCGACTATTCATGGTGGGAAGGAGACCCAACAATCTCTTCCGCCGTGGCGGTAACGTCAAGCGTGAATTGGGTTGGAAGAAGAGGGCGTCAAGGACGTGATGTCTCGTTCTATATCAAGCAGCTGTAGGCGTCAACTCCTTGCTCTGCTCTTTCTGCAAGAATTCCATGGCTTTGAttccactctccctcctcctcctactcGCTTGCTtctccacctcttcctcctcttcgctgTACGCCGACCACTGCAGCTCCGTCGTCCCCGAATCCGAGGCTACCAGCCTCTTCGTCGACTCGGACTATTCCTTCCGTATATCGAAAGGCTATTTCTCGGGCGGCGGCGGACGGCTCTTCGACTCGCCACGTGCCTCCAATTCCTCCGCCTTCCCTTACTTCCACTTCTATGCCAAGTACCTCCACAAGACGCGGTCACCCGACGTCCTCCAGGTCGAGGGAACCCTAGTCCTTAGAGTTGGTCATCCGACCGTCTTCCAAGGCATGACGTTTCACCGCAGGCGTCCTCGTCGGAACGTCACCTTGCAGGAAGAAGCCACCTTCGACTTCTCCGGTTTCTGGTCTGAATCAACCGGCAAGCTTTGTATGGTTGGTCACGGGATCTTCTACAAGCCCTTAGGTGATCCTCTTCATCTTTCTGCTGTCTTGAAGCTCAATTACCCCATGACTTCCAACATCTCTACCAGTCTGGTGAGCGGGACTGTCGAGAGCTTGGGTCCCCACCACATCGATCCCATCTCGCTTGTGGCCTATGCTCAAAAGGAGTATGATTTCACGATGATCCCCCAAGCCAACCACTCATGCTCCTCTCTTCCATTCCAGGAGGAATCACTAAGTTTCGGGCCTACTTCAGTTTGTAGTCATCTCCTCCGGTATATGACTGGTAGAACATTTCAGCTAGACTACGGCAGTGGCTGCACCGGTAGCAACTGTGGAACTCTAAGTAATAGCTTTGGGTTCTCCGCTAGATTCTTGTCCTTCGATATGATACAGTGCTCGGAGAACGGCCGGCTGCATCTCTACATCGAATTCCCCAATTCCAGTTATCTTTCATATGATGTCCCAATGGTGCCTAAGAGGTCCATGGTGGGCGAAGGCTATTGGGACCATGTTAAGAATCGTCTGTGTCTCATAGCCTGTCACATTCTTGAAGGGAGTTCACAGGCGAGTCCCTCTGTTGGTGATTGCTCGATCGGACTGAGCTTATGGTTCCCAACTGTCGTGACGCTGAGAAGAAACGACGTGGTTGGTCATATGTGGAGTATCAAGAAGAAGAGCGACCCTGGCTACTTCAGCATGGTCTCGTTCCACCGGTCGGGCGGGCGAATGGTCACGATTCCTGGGCTGAGATATAAATACACCCAAATGGATTCTGTCAGCAGGTCTTGCAAGGTGAGAAGTGGCAAAACACAGTCGAGCGAGGAAAGGTATCCTGATGGAAGATGTTACCACGACATACGGTTCAGTATCGCGGTGGAGGATGCCGGCGGCCGAAGTGGATGGGGGGAAGCTAATGTCTTTTCTATTGGCGACGAGTTTTGTGGTGATAATTATTTCGTTATGGCGTTGGAGACGGGAAGCTCAGCGCCTGCAGATGACTGGGTCGCGAAGAATCAGAGTGTTTGGAACGTAAGCTATGCCATAAGCTATTATATGTACTCTGCTTCCGCTGAGGGGGGCGAACAGTTTGACATTGCTGCTGAGGGGATATACGATTCTGGAAGTGGAACACTCTGCATGAAGGGATGTCGATCTCCGAGTTTGCCCACCAAAAACCAAACAGCAATTGACTGTGAGATCCTAATCAATATCCAGTTTCCCCCTGTAAACTCGAAGATGGGAGATCGTATCAATGGCACCATCAACACCACAAGGAGTAAGCAGGACCCTCTGTACTTTGACCCtataaagttgtattctcagcaaaTTTACGCAGCAGAAGTAACTGAAGCGATTTGGAGGATGGATGTCGAAATCGTCAAGGTCATGATCTCTCTcacgttgtcgtgcatttgcattgGGATGCAGACCTTCCATGCCAAGAAGCACCGTGACGCCCTGCCTTCCATGTCGATCACCATGCTCGGTGTTCTTATCCTTGGCTATGTGATTCCTCTGGTGCTGAACTTTGAAGCCTTGTTCGCGAACCGCAGTCAGTCTGGCTTTCTAAGTCTGCAGAGCGGTGGGTGGCTCGACGTTCATGAGGTCATCGTGAGGATCTTATCCGGCTTAGCTCTGTTCCTCACCTTCCGCCTGCTTCAAATGGCGTGGTCCGCGAGGTCATTGGACGGGAACAAGGGGCACCGCGTCGCGGAGTGGACGACGCTCAAGTTGTGCTTGCCGCTCTACTTCGCCGGGGCGCTGCTCACTTGGCTCATCAGCTCAAGGCACCACCTGCAAAGGTCGGAATTCAGCAGGCAGCGACACGGTTCTCGCTGGGAGGATTTGGTCCCTTTTGCTGGCTTAGTGCTCGATGGATTTCTGCTCCCTCAGATCGTTCTTAACGTCTGTCGGAACTCCAAAGATAAGATCCTGACGCCTTTCTTCTACGTCGGAATCACGATCACCCGAGCTTTGCCTCATCTGTACGACGCTTATCGCTCTCGCAGTTATAACCGTCGCATCGATTCATCGTACATCTACGCAAGTCCAGACGGAGATTTTTACTCGCTGGTGTGGGATGTCATCGTTCCTTGTGAAGGTTTGCTTTTTGCATCGGCGATATACCTTCAGCAGCGAGTTGGTGGTGATTGTCTTCTTCCCCAAAGATTCAGAAAGCGTGTGGAGTACGAGGCAGTTCCAGTGGTTGCTCTTTAGCCCTTCGTGTGGAAGACCAGAATGCAGCAAGTCCATGAAATGTAGTAGTATAGTGCAGTAGTAAGTCGAGTCTTGTGTTCTTCCTGTGGTAGCTTTCTTCATGCGTCGACTTGTCCACGCCATGATCGAGTGTGATAAAGACTGTTCTTCTTCCACAGAAATATAAATAAGGGTTTCGTAGACTAAGAAGATTTCAGCCTCATCGTTTTATTGAGGGTGTAGAATGTGGAGGATTACCTCCGAGAAACAAAAGACAACAAGGCAAGTGTCTTTACGTACAGTTCATGCAGACGAGAACGTTGACACCTCGGTCCTGTACTCTTCACCATCACCATGCGCTTGCATCTGCTCCTTTCCAGCTTTCTCATGGTTCACCACCACCATCTGAAGCTCGCCGGGACTCGCCGACCCGGTATCGTCTGGGCCAACTCGAAAGGCCGACAGATCAAGATGCTGTCCTCGTCGGAACTTGTTGTCCGCCACCAGCCTACCCTAATCGTCGCCCATGATGCGGTAGTAACCGGCGCGTCCAAGCTTCTTCAGGGTCAACGCGTATTCGCTTCTCTCTGTTAAGGTTGGTCTGTATTTTTGGAAAATAGGAATCAAATTACTTGGAGAACAAGAAATCCAACCATAAAAATACTTTTATGAGTGAGGATAAGCAATAAGTATGAGAATAATTCTATGCGAAGGGGGAAAAAAAACTCAATTTAGTTGTTCTATAAATATCTTATCTTATGTATTTTAAGGTCTAATGTAAAAAGGACTAATATATgacaataaaaaggagaataatcCTGAATTTTGTTTTTGGGTAGAAAGCTAGAAAGGGAAGTCAGTAGACTCATCCTTTCCATTAGTCTCAGCGATCTGTTCCATTAGTCTCAGCGATCTGTTCCAACACTTGCTTTCTCCTTCCCCTCGTCTCCTTGTTTCCATGATGCTTAgttggattcttcttcttcttcttcttcttcttcttcttcttcttcttcttcttcttcgtcttcttgttcttcttcgtattcttcttcgtcttcttgttcttcttcatcttctttttcttcctcctcctccttcttcttcttcttcttcttcttcttcttcttcttcttcattttgcTCTCATGACGGCACCGTGTTGACGCATCCCGAACCACGATGAATCGCCTCCGactccgcagccaacgtcgcccaAAGATGCCCCGTCTGAGTCAGCCTCCGCTTTTGAGGATTCTGAAATTTATAGCCGACAACATTGTAAGTCATGGGATTTTGTGAACCTCGACTTTcctgcccatcaaaataatttttgcaaTTTCTGTAATATATTCTTTTCGTGTACGCGTTTCATGCttgcaaaattaaaatcattcaGTCGTTGATAGGGTTGGGaaatttctcttgtttttttatatgatgtgatgttcaaagtgaaaattttaagcttaattagctgcttctaaaacctgatattcctgatcatggacttgattatgagttggaaACGATAAACATCAGAAATCAGTATATATATTCTAATTTGTTTaaatcaatgcatttaggatgctgttattcttttctttaataATCAAATGATCTAAGAGGTAAATTAATGATTCCATCTCTCTGATCAAAATACTTCAGTCAAAATTGAATGCCGCTTCAGTAAAAATGGCATGAGTAGTTTTTAGTTACCATCGCCTTTGTCTTCGAGTAGTATGAGCCAGTAAAATTTGGCTTGTCTTCCTCCTTGAAACCAATGCCTGAGCCTTCTGGATGTGCATCATTGTACTCAAATATACACCCAGTAGCATAGTTCATCATCAACAACCCATGCTCCCTGCAGACATCTGCCAAAGTAAGAGTACCCACAACGTTGGTGCGAATTGTCTCCGTCTTGTGAGACTCACACCAATCGACATTAGGCCTGCCAGTCACACCGGCAGCATTAAAAACATGCGTTGGCTTCACTGACTGGATATCCAATATGAGTTGTGAGCGCTCCTCCAGACGACCCTTTCCATACTCGAAAGGTATGCCCTGTTTTGTGCATATCTTCCCAAGGAGACCACCAATCCACCCAGTCCTACCATTGATCAAGAACTTGAGAGGAGGCTTTTGGGAAGCAGCGGCATTTCTTGGAGCAGGAACCACCATTCTTGTCTGACTCAAATTGTTGGTGAAATGAGAAGCCCTACCTCTTAGATTTTGACTGAAGTATTTTGATCAGAGAGATGGAATCATTAATTTACCTCTTAGATCATTTGATtattaaagaaaagaataacagcatcctaaatgcattgatttAAACAAATTAGAATATACTGATTTCTGATGTTTATCGTttccaactcataatcaagtccatgatcaggaatatcaggttttagaagcagctaattaagcttaaaattttcactttgaacatcacatcatataaaaaaacaagagaaatttCCCAACCCTATCAACGACtgaatgattttaattttgcaaGCATGAAACGCGTACACGAAAagaatatggagcaaccagaaggcttcaaagtcaaagcaaagataattttgtctgcaagttgaagaagagtttgtatgggctaaagcaagctccaagataatggtacagaaagtttgattcatttatgacagaaaatggatacaaaagaacgactttagatcattgtgtgtacatcaaatggtttggtgaggattttattattctcttactttatgttgatgacatgcttattcttgggaaagatatgtctaaaattgacaggttgaagaaggaaatgagtgagtcttttgcaatgaaggacatggggccagcaaagcaaatactaggcatgcagatttctcgtgacaggaaaaacaagaagatttggttgtcacaggagaaatacatcgagaaggtattggaaagattcagtatgagcaatgctaagccagttggttctcctcttgcaggtcacttcaagttgtgctcagaacagagtccgtcaagtgatgaggagaaggagaaaatgcaaaaggttccttatgcttcagcagttggaagtttaatgtatgcaatggtatgtacgaggtcagacatcacatatgcagtgggtgttactagtagatttcttgcaaatccaggcaaagagcactgggaagcagtgaagtggatttttagatatctcagagggagctctaaggtttgtttaagctttggaggtggaccacctgtgttgacatgttacacagatgcagatatggcaagagatatagatacgaggaagtctacttcaggttatgtacttacttttgcagggggagctgtgtcatggcaatccaggttacaaaggtgtattgctctctccaccacagaagcagaatatattgctgctacagaggtatgcaaagaaatgttatggatgaaagaattcttacaagaattggggctgaaacagaaaaattatgtggtgcattgtgacagccagagtgccatccatttgtgtaagaacccaatgtttcattccaagtcaaagcatatagatgtcagataccattggattcgaaatgtatttgaagagaagcagttgcagcttcagaaaattcatacagatgacaacggagcagacatgttgacgaagaccttaccaaaagaaagacagaagatatgccgacagttggtcggcatggcttcacat of the Musa acuminata AAA Group cultivar baxijiao chromosome BXJ2-10, Cavendish_Baxijiao_AAA, whole genome shotgun sequence genome contains:
- the LOC104001014 gene encoding uncharacterized protein LOC104001014, producing the protein MALIPLSLLLLLACFSTSSSSSLYADHCSSVVPESEATSLFVDSDYSFRISKGYFSGGGGRLFDSPRASNSSAFPYFHFYAKYLHKTRSPDVLQVEGTLVLRVGHPTVFQGMTFHRRRPRRNVTLQEEATFDFSGFWSESTGKLCMVGHGIFYKPLGDPLHLSAVLKLNYPMTSNISTSLVSGTVESLGPHHIDPISLVAYAQKEYDFTMIPQANHSCSSLPFQEESLSFGPTSVCSHLLRYMTGRTFQLDYGSGCTGSNCGTLSNSFGFSARFLSFDMIQCSENGRLHLYIEFPNSSYLSYDVPMVPKRSMVGEGYWDHVKNRLCLIACHILEGSSQASPSVGDCSIGLSLWFPTVVTLRRNDVVGHMWSIKKKSDPGYFSMVSFHRSGGRMVTIPGLRYKYTQMDSVSRSCKVRSGKTQSSEERYPDGRCYHDIRFSIAVEDAGGRSGWGEANVFSIGDEFCGDNYFVMALETGSSAPADDWVAKNQSVWNVSYAISYYMYSASAEGGEQFDIAAEGIYDSGSGTLCMKGCRSPSLPTKNQTAIDCEILINIQFPPVNSKMGDRINGTINTTRSKQDPLYFDPIKLYSQQIYAAEVTEAIWRMDVEIVKVMISLTLSCICIGMQTFHAKKHRDALPSMSITMLGVLILGYVIPLVLNFEALFANRSQSGFLSLQSGGWLDVHEVIVRILSGLALFLTFRLLQMAWSARSLDGNKGHRVAEWTTLKLCLPLYFAGALLTWLISSRHHLQRSEFSRQRHGSRWEDLVPFAGLVLDGFLLPQIVLNVCRNSKDKILTPFFYVGITITRALPHLYDAYRSRSYNRRIDSSYIYASPDGDFYSLVWDVIVPCEGLLFASAIYLQQRVGGDCLLPQRFRKRVEYEAVPVVAL
- the LOC135625732 gene encoding trifunctional UDP-glucose 4,6-dehydratase/UDP-4-keto-6-deoxy-D-glucose 3,5-epimerase/UDP-4-keto-L-rhamnose-reductase RHM1-like; this encodes MVVPAPRNAAASQKPPLKFLINGRTGWIGGLLGKICTKQGIPFEYGKGRLEERSQLILDIQSVKPTHVFNAAGVTGRPNVDWCESHKTETIRTNVVGTLTLADVCREHGLLMMNYATGCIFEYNDAHPEGSGIGFKEEDKPNFTGSYYSKTKAMNPQKRRLTQTGHLWATLAAESEAIHRGSGCVNTVPS